The Argentina anserina chromosome 3, drPotAnse1.1, whole genome shotgun sequence genome includes a region encoding these proteins:
- the LOC126787536 gene encoding patatin-like protein 2 translates to MEKASAFLRHPPPRKGKLITILSIDGGGVKGIIPGTILAALEKMLQEEEGNSYARLADYFDMIAGTSTGGLVTAMLTAPDENNRPLFSADQIGPFYLSNCPKIFPLENIKTVLSYLRELPPLRGPKYSATALLDIVEAKLSAIRLNQTLTNVVIPSYDIKLLHPAIFSSYELKRNSNKETDPAKLSDICMATSAAPVYFPAHKFRTNTREYNVVDGGVAANNPSLVAITEVIKKIKNQNPDFRKDRAADQGNRFLLISLGTGEPKEKCSYSSDDAAKWGIGGWLIHVTKGFPSTCPLIDVFTEASSAMVDCQLITLFESLWSDGNYLWIQEDELPIDMTSMHNATEENLNKLVKAGKELLGKPVAKMNTSTGRREPVEPKITNEKALRDMAVALVEERKRRHSDDHGHHKDIEA, encoded by the exons ATGGAGAAAGCAAGTGCATTCCTCCGCCATCCTCCTCCTCGTAAGGGAAAACTCATCACTATCCTAAGCATTGATGGAGGTGGAGTCAAAGGGATTATCCCCGGAACTATTCTCGCTGCCCTAGAGAAGATGCTTCAG GAAGAGGAGGGCAATTCATATGCAAGACTGGCCGATTATTTTGATATGATTGCAGGGACGAGCACCGGCGGACTTGTGACTGCCATGCTCACTGCTCCTGATGAAAACAACCGCCCCTTGTTTAGTGCAGACCAGATTGGCcctttttatctttcaaattGTCCCAAGATCTTCCCATTAGAAaa CATAAAAACAGTCCTTTCATATCTCCGGGAATTGCCGCCACTGCGGGGACCGAAATATTCTGCGACTGCGTTGCTGGATATAGTCGAGGCAAAATTAAGTGCCATACGGTTGAACCAGACATTAACCAACGTTGTAATCCCGAGTTATGATATAAAACTGCTCCATCCAGCCATATTCTCAAGCTACGAG TTGAAACGGAATTCAAACAAGGAGACAGATCCGGCTAAACTCTCTGATATCTGCATGGCAACTTCAGCAGCACCAGTCTATTTTCCTGCTCACAAATTTAGAACCAATACTAGGGAATACAATGTCGTTGATGGCGGAGTGGCTGCTAATAATCCG AGTTTGGTTGCTATAACTGaagtgataaaaaaaatcaagaacCAAAATCCCGACTTCAGAAAGGATCGGGCGGCTGATCAGGGCAATCGGTTCCTACTGATATCGTTGGGTACTGGTGAACCAAAGGAAAAGTGTTCATACAGCTCTGACGATGCAGCTAAATGGGGTATTGGTGGATGGTTGATCCATGTGACTAAGGGCTTTCCATCTACTTGTCCATTGATAGATGTATTCACTGAAGCAAGTAGTGCTATGGTCGATTGCCAACTTATTACCCTTTTCGAATCTCTTTGGTCCGATGGAAATTACCTTTGGATTCAG GAAGATGAACTGCCTATAGACATGACCTCTATGCACAATGCTACTGAAGAAAACCTGAATAAGCTTGTGAAAGCTGGGAAGGAGCTGTTAGGTAAACCggttgcaaagatgaatacATCAACCGGTCGCCGTGAGCCTGTTGAACCCAAGATCACAAATGAGAAGGCTCTCCGAGA TATGGCGGTAGCTCTCGTTGAGGAGAGGAAGAGACGTCATAGCGACGACCATGGTCACCACAAGGATATTGAAGCCTAA